The following coding sequences are from one Roseburia hominis A2-183 window:
- the mraZ gene encoding division/cell wall cluster transcriptional repressor MraZ — protein MFMGEYNHTVDPKGRLIVPSKFREQLGSEFVVTKGLDGCLFVYPAEEWHNIEEKFRNISMTSKDARKFSRFFFAGAAAVELDKQGRILLPPVLREYANLQKDVVLVGVLSRVEIWDKDRWQENTYDEDEMDEIAEHMADLGFSI, from the coding sequence ATGTTCATGGGAGAATACAATCACACAGTGGACCCAAAGGGCAGACTGATCGTTCCATCCAAATTCAGAGAGCAGTTAGGCAGTGAATTTGTGGTTACCAAGGGACTGGATGGATGCTTATTTGTGTACCCTGCCGAAGAGTGGCACAATATTGAGGAGAAGTTCCGCAATATTTCCATGACATCGAAGGATGCCAGAAAGTTTTCCCGTTTTTTCTTTGCTGGGGCGGCCGCAGTGGAGCTGGACAAGCAGGGCAGAATTCTGCTTCCGCCGGTTTTGCGCGAATATGCCAATTTACAAAAAGATGTGGTGCTCGTGGGAGTCTTAAGCCGCGTGGAGATCTGGGATAAGGACAGATGGCAGGAGAATACCTACGATGAGGATGAGATGGACGAGATCGCAGAGCACATGGCGGATCTTGGATTCAGTATCTAA
- a CDS encoding peptidoglycan D,D-transpeptidase FtsI family protein yields MAKKKRRPLLKFPRRMQKKLIVMFTIVAGMLIGLIGRLMYIEYTSGEKYEKIVLSQQEYDSKVIPYQRGDIVDAKGTVMATSIAVYNVILDCSVLTSDEDYVAPTIQALVQCFPDLSSDELYGYVRNDPQNRYIVLKKKISYDEMQPFVELQDATDEKGRKVNPDIKGVWFEKEYQREYPYGSLASAVIGFTASGNVGVNGLENYYNSTLNGINGREFGYLNTDNNFEKTIKQATNGNNIVTTIDANIQSVVEDKIREFNEAYTGAYREGDAGASHIGVLIMDPNNGDVLAMANYPNFDLSNPRDLSAYYTEEELAAMDDDAKMDALNQLWQNFCVSYTYEPGSTAKPFTVSAGLETGTVTTADTYYCDGYETISGHDIHCVKRDGHGMETLEQTLMNSCNDALMQMSYKIGRDNFENYQQIFGFGQKTNIDLPGETRTDSLIYTGDNMTVVDLATNAFGQNFNTTMIQLATGFCSIVNGGKFYQPHVVKRITDENGNVVQEIQPTLLRETISESTSETLRQYMYSTVTSGTGATAKVDGYSMGGKTGTAQKAGRDGVNYLVSFIGFAPVDDPQLVIYCVVDEPNAVEQYHSSFAQNIVREILEEVLPYMNIYRDEQTTGIHAGWDITGTDTGATAMTDVVNEETPVEEGLDVPDTTDTLPGNEEEAEGTDTPQDSGDTPQDNGDEPQDSGDTPQDNGDIPQDSGDTPQDNGQQ; encoded by the coding sequence ATGGCAAAGAAAAAAAGAAGACCGCTGTTGAAATTTCCCAGGCGCATGCAAAAAAAGCTGATTGTCATGTTTACCATTGTGGCAGGCATGCTGATCGGTCTGATCGGGCGCCTGATGTATATTGAATATACCAGCGGTGAAAAATATGAGAAAATTGTGTTGTCCCAGCAGGAATACGACAGCAAAGTGATTCCTTACCAGAGAGGCGATATTGTCGATGCAAAGGGGACAGTGATGGCAACCAGTATTGCAGTGTACAATGTGATACTGGATTGTTCTGTTTTAACGAGCGATGAGGATTACGTTGCGCCGACGATTCAGGCGCTTGTGCAGTGTTTTCCGGACTTGAGCAGCGATGAGCTTTACGGATATGTCCGGAATGATCCGCAGAACCGTTATATTGTGCTGAAGAAGAAAATATCGTACGACGAGATGCAGCCGTTCGTGGAACTGCAGGATGCGACGGATGAAAAGGGCAGAAAGGTGAACCCCGACATCAAGGGCGTATGGTTTGAGAAGGAATATCAGAGAGAGTATCCGTACGGATCGCTCGCCAGCGCGGTGATCGGATTTACGGCATCCGGAAATGTCGGAGTGAACGGTCTGGAGAATTATTACAACAGCACGTTAAACGGCATCAACGGGCGTGAGTTCGGCTATCTGAATACGGATAATAATTTTGAGAAAACGATCAAGCAGGCGACAAACGGCAACAACATCGTGACAACGATTGATGCGAATATCCAGTCCGTGGTGGAGGACAAGATCCGGGAATTCAACGAGGCGTACACAGGCGCCTACCGCGAAGGGGATGCGGGAGCTTCCCATATCGGAGTCCTGATTATGGATCCGAATAACGGGGATGTGCTCGCCATGGCGAATTATCCGAATTTTGATCTGAGCAACCCGAGAGATCTCTCCGCGTATTACACCGAGGAAGAACTCGCTGCCATGGATGATGACGCAAAGATGGATGCACTAAACCAGCTGTGGCAGAACTTCTGCGTGTCGTATACCTATGAACCGGGATCGACGGCGAAGCCTTTTACCGTGTCGGCAGGACTTGAGACCGGGACGGTGACCACGGCAGACACCTATTACTGCGACGGGTATGAGACGATCTCCGGTCATGACATTCACTGTGTCAAGAGAGACGGACACGGAATGGAGACATTGGAGCAGACGCTGATGAATTCCTGCAACGATGCGCTGATGCAGATGTCCTATAAAATAGGAAGAGATAACTTTGAAAACTACCAGCAGATTTTCGGATTTGGTCAGAAGACCAACATTGATCTGCCGGGAGAGACGAGAACCGATTCTCTGATCTATACCGGCGACAACATGACGGTGGTGGATCTTGCGACAAACGCATTCGGTCAGAACTTCAACACGACGATGATCCAGCTTGCCACAGGCTTCTGCTCGATTGTAAACGGCGGAAAGTTCTATCAGCCGCATGTGGTAAAACGGATTACGGATGAGAACGGCAACGTTGTGCAGGAGATCCAGCCGACACTTCTTCGGGAAACCATCTCGGAGAGTACGTCCGAGACGCTGCGGCAGTATATGTATTCCACCGTTACCTCAGGTACCGGAGCGACAGCGAAAGTGGACGGCTACTCAATGGGCGGCAAGACGGGAACGGCACAGAAAGCGGGACGTGACGGCGTCAACTATCTGGTATCGTTTATTGGATTTGCACCGGTCGACGATCCGCAGCTTGTGATTTACTGCGTGGTCGACGAGCCGAATGCGGTGGAGCAGTACCACAGCTCTTTTGCACAGAATATTGTGCGTGAGATCTTAGAGGAAGTGCTTCCTTACATGAACATCTACCGCGATGAGCAGACCACCGGAATTCATGCAGGGTGGGACATTACGGGAACGGATACCGGAGCGACAGCGATGACGGACGTTGTAAACGAGGAGACTCCGGTGGAAGAAGGACTGGATGTGCCGGACACAACGGATACCCTGCCGGGAAATGAAGAGGAGGCGGAAGGCACAGACACGCCGCAGGATAGCGGAGACACGCCGCAGGATAACGGGGATGAACCGCAGGATAGCGGAGACACGCCGCAGGATAACGGAGATATCCCACAGGATAGTGGAGACACCCCACAGGATAACGGACAGCAATAA
- the ftsW gene encoding putative lipid II flippase FtsW: MARRQEKEKKQKPIRYFDYSLLFLIIFLLCFGLVMLYSTSSYYGSTRFGDTAYYLKKQLFATSLGIIAMIIVSRIPYRFWMRVSGLAYLMAFGLCTAVIFIGTEAKGQARWIYIGPLSFQPSEFAKLAVIIFLATIIYKTSKQVGDFKTLVKVMAIVLPVVGVVAYNNLSTAIIILGIAVCMLFVASPKYSHFLIVGGVVLAVGVIFIALASYRAERIQIWLHPEEYEKGYQTLQGLYAIGSGGLFGKGLGESMQKLGFIPEAQNDMIFSVICEELGLFGAICLILLYLLIIWRFMVIANNAADLYGALLVVGIMAHISIQVVLNIAVVTNTIPNTGISLPFVSYGGTSILFLLSEMGLALSVSRGIKFEVT, from the coding sequence ATGGCGCGAAGGCAGGAAAAAGAAAAAAAACAAAAACCAATTCGATATTTTGATTACAGCCTGCTGTTTTTGATTATCTTTCTGCTTTGTTTCGGTCTGGTGATGCTCTACAGCACGAGCTCTTACTATGGTTCCACGCGTTTCGGGGATACGGCGTATTATCTGAAAAAGCAGCTGTTTGCGACAAGTCTTGGAATCATAGCGATGATCATCGTCTCGAGAATCCCGTACCGGTTCTGGATGAGAGTGAGCGGTCTGGCGTATCTGATGGCGTTCGGACTGTGTACGGCGGTTATCTTTATCGGTACGGAAGCCAAAGGACAGGCGCGTTGGATCTACATCGGACCGCTTTCGTTCCAGCCATCCGAGTTTGCGAAGCTTGCGGTCATCATTTTCCTGGCGACGATCATCTATAAGACGTCGAAGCAGGTGGGGGATTTTAAGACGCTGGTCAAGGTCATGGCGATCGTGCTTCCCGTCGTCGGGGTGGTCGCATACAATAACTTAAGTACAGCGATTATTATCCTTGGCATCGCGGTGTGCATGCTGTTTGTGGCGAGCCCGAAATATTCGCATTTCCTGATTGTGGGAGGCGTGGTACTCGCAGTCGGCGTCATTTTTATCGCGCTTGCATCCTACCGCGCCGAGCGTATCCAGATCTGGCTGCACCCGGAAGAGTATGAAAAAGGTTATCAGACGCTGCAGGGACTCTATGCGATCGGTTCCGGCGGGCTGTTCGGCAAGGGACTCGGGGAGAGCATGCAGAAGCTCGGTTTTATCCCGGAGGCGCAGAACGATATGATCTTCTCCGTCATCTGTGAGGAGCTGGGACTTTTCGGCGCGATCTGCCTGATCCTTTTATACCTGCTGATTATCTGGAGATTTATGGTGATTGCGAACAATGCGGCGGATCTCTACGGGGCGCTGCTTGTGGTCGGCATTATGGCGCATATTTCCATCCAGGTGGTTTTAAATATTGCCGTTGTGACCAACACCATTCCGAACACCGGAATTTCCCTTCCGTTTGTCAGTTACGGTGGAACTTCCATTCTGTTTCTGCTCTCGGAAATGGGGCTTGCGCTGTCTGTGTCAAGGGGAATAAAGTTTGAGGTTACCTAA
- the mraY gene encoding phospho-N-acetylmuramoyl-pentapeptide-transferase, protein MTYEIVIPVIVSFAISALLGPIVIPFLRRLKVGQTERKELESHLKKNGTPTMGGLMILASIIITSVFYVKDYPKIVPILFMTVGFGVIGFLDDYLKVVLRRSDGLLAWQKMLCQIVVTTVFAVYMGCYSDVPLTMLIPFSGGKYLDLGWGAFPVLYLAVIGTVNGTNFTDGLDGLASSVTIMVATFFSVVAIGTNAGIAPITCAVVGALLGFLLFNVYPASVFMGDTGSLALGGFVVSAAYMMQMPLFIVIVGLIYLVEVLSVIIQVTYFKKTGGKRIFRMAPIHHHFELGGWSETRVVAVFSITTAILCMIALLGL, encoded by the coding sequence ATGACGTATGAAATTGTAATCCCGGTAATCGTATCTTTTGCAATCAGTGCATTGTTGGGACCGATTGTAATTCCTTTCCTGCGAAGACTCAAAGTCGGACAGACGGAGCGGAAGGAACTGGAATCCCATCTGAAGAAAAACGGAACGCCTACGATGGGCGGACTTATGATATTGGCAAGTATTATCATCACATCGGTGTTTTATGTAAAAGATTATCCAAAGATTGTTCCGATTCTGTTTATGACCGTCGGATTTGGTGTGATCGGCTTTCTGGATGATTATCTGAAGGTTGTGCTGCGCAGATCGGACGGACTGCTTGCATGGCAGAAAATGCTCTGTCAGATTGTGGTGACGACCGTGTTCGCAGTTTATATGGGATGCTACTCGGATGTCCCGCTCACCATGCTGATTCCGTTCTCCGGAGGAAAATATTTAGACCTCGGCTGGGGAGCGTTCCCGGTACTGTATCTGGCGGTCATCGGAACCGTCAACGGTACGAACTTTACCGATGGTCTGGACGGCCTCGCGTCGAGCGTCACCATCATGGTGGCAACGTTCTTCTCCGTGGTGGCGATCGGAACGAATGCAGGCATTGCGCCGATCACCTGTGCGGTTGTGGGTGCGCTGCTTGGATTTTTGCTGTTTAATGTCTATCCGGCAAGTGTTTTCATGGGAGATACCGGATCACTGGCGCTCGGCGGATTTGTGGTCTCGGCAGCCTATATGATGCAGATGCCTTTGTTTATCGTGATTGTCGGACTGATCTATCTGGTCGAGGTACTCTCCGTTATCATCCAGGTGACCTACTTTAAAAAGACCGGCGGAAAGCGGATTTTCCGTATGGCGCCGATCCATCATCATTTTGAGCTGGGCGGATGGTCCGAGACGAGAGTGGTTGCAGTATTTTCGATTACAACGGCGATCTTATGCATGATCGCCCTGTTAGGATTATAG
- the murD gene encoding UDP-N-acetylmuramoyl-L-alanine--D-glutamate ligase, translating into MDLTGKTVLVVGSGISGVAATELLKKKNVNVVLFDGNKELDLTALREKHPVFADVKIILGELTAEDRSGLDLVVLSPGVPTDLPMVEDLKKDGIPIWGEIELACHFAKGRIVAITGTNGKTTTTALCGEIMANYYRDVKVVGNIGIPYTSVAADTTDETVTVAEISSFQLETIHTFHPAVSAILNITPDHLNRHHTMECYIKTKERIAENQTEDEVCVLNYEDEVLRAFGETLHTNVLYFSSRQKLDRGLYLDGEDIYYADGENTTKVINVNELNILGTHNYENVMAATGIALSLGVPMDKIVEVLKRFQAVEHRIEYVTEKRGVKFYNDSKGTNPDAAIKGICAMNRPTLLIGGGYDKQSEYDEWIESFGGKVKLLVLIGQTREKIAACARAHGFENIVLCDTFEEAIDTCYRNAVSGDAVLLSPACASWGMFKNYEERGRIFKEYVRALKED; encoded by the coding sequence ATGGATCTGACAGGTAAGACAGTGCTTGTGGTTGGTTCCGGAATCAGCGGTGTTGCCGCGACGGAACTTCTGAAAAAGAAGAATGTGAATGTGGTATTGTTTGACGGAAATAAGGAGCTGGATCTTACGGCGCTTCGTGAGAAGCACCCGGTCTTTGCGGATGTGAAGATCATCCTCGGAGAACTGACAGCGGAAGATAGAAGCGGACTGGATCTTGTCGTGTTAAGCCCGGGAGTGCCGACGGATCTTCCGATGGTTGAGGATCTGAAAAAAGACGGGATTCCGATCTGGGGCGAGATCGAGCTTGCCTGCCATTTTGCGAAGGGACGGATCGTGGCGATCACCGGGACCAACGGCAAGACGACGACCACGGCGCTCTGCGGCGAGATCATGGCAAACTATTACCGGGATGTGAAAGTGGTCGGCAATATCGGAATTCCATATACCTCCGTGGCTGCGGACACCACGGACGAGACAGTGACGGTGGCGGAGATCAGCAGCTTTCAGCTGGAGACCATTCACACATTTCACCCGGCAGTTTCCGCTATTTTAAATATCACGCCGGATCATCTGAACCGTCATCACACGATGGAGTGCTATATTAAGACGAAGGAGCGGATCGCGGAGAATCAGACGGAAGACGAGGTCTGCGTGCTCAATTACGAGGATGAAGTCCTGCGCGCATTCGGTGAGACGCTTCACACGAACGTGCTGTATTTTTCCAGCAGACAGAAGTTAGACCGCGGACTGTATCTGGACGGCGAGGATATTTACTATGCAGACGGAGAGAACACCACGAAGGTCATCAACGTGAATGAACTCAATATTTTGGGAACGCACAATTACGAGAATGTGATGGCTGCGACCGGCATAGCGTTAAGCCTCGGTGTTCCGATGGATAAGATTGTCGAAGTGCTGAAGCGTTTTCAGGCAGTCGAGCACCGCATCGAGTATGTGACGGAGAAGCGCGGCGTGAAGTTTTATAACGACTCTAAGGGCACCAACCCGGATGCCGCGATCAAGGGCATTTGTGCCATGAACCGTCCGACCCTTCTGATTGGCGGCGGCTATGATAAGCAGTCGGAGTATGACGAGTGGATTGAAAGCTTTGGCGGAAAAGTCAAGCTGCTCGTGCTGATTGGACAGACGCGGGAGAAGATTGCAGCCTGTGCGCGGGCACATGGATTTGAGAATATTGTGCTCTGTGATACGTTTGAGGAGGCGATCGACACCTGCTACCGGAACGCGGTATCCGGTGATGCGGTACTCTTATCCCCTGCATGTGCAAGCTGGGGAATGTTTAAAAACTATGAGGAGCGCGGACGCATTTTCAAGGAATATGTGCGTGCCTTAAAAGAAGACTAG
- the ftsZ gene encoding cell division protein FtsZ, with amino-acid sequence MTTEADTSAKIIVIGVGGAGNNAVNRMIDENIGGVEFIGINTDKQALTLCKAPTLIQIGEKLTKGLGAGAQPEIGEKAAEESMEELSSAVKGADMVFVTCGMGGGTGTGAAPVVAKIAKEQGILTVGVVTKPFKFEAKQRMVNALSGIDRLKESVDTLIVIPNDKLLEIVDRRTTMPDALKKADEVLQQAVQGITDLINLPALINLDFADVSTVMKDKGMAHIGIGNAKGDDKAIEAVKLAVASPLLETTINGATHVIINISGDISLMDANDAASYVQDLAGDNANIIFGAKYDESMTDEATITVIATGLENPGATSKIMPKLNYATQTPTRPVSGSTLGRTTGTAAPTYQPQGGHGTVTPPLPGIQRPRQPESTVQQMDIKIPDFLKNSRK; translated from the coding sequence ATGACGACAGAAGCAGATACCAGTGCGAAGATTATAGTCATCGGAGTTGGAGGAGCTGGTAACAATGCTGTAAATAGAATGATTGATGAAAATATCGGTGGAGTGGAGTTTATCGGGATCAACACGGATAAGCAGGCACTTACACTTTGCAAGGCACCGACCTTAATCCAGATTGGCGAGAAGCTGACGAAGGGACTTGGAGCCGGGGCACAGCCGGAGATCGGCGAGAAGGCAGCGGAAGAGAGTATGGAAGAGCTCTCCTCGGCAGTGAAGGGCGCCGACATGGTATTCGTTACCTGTGGTATGGGCGGCGGTACCGGTACAGGCGCAGCGCCGGTTGTAGCGAAGATCGCAAAAGAGCAGGGGATTCTGACGGTCGGAGTTGTGACAAAGCCGTTTAAGTTCGAGGCAAAACAGCGTATGGTCAATGCGCTTTCCGGTATCGACCGCTTGAAAGAGAGCGTTGATACTTTAATTGTGATACCGAATGACAAGCTTCTTGAGATCGTGGACAGACGTACCACGATGCCGGATGCATTGAAGAAGGCGGACGAGGTATTGCAGCAGGCAGTACAGGGTATTACAGACTTAATCAACCTGCCGGCACTCATCAACCTCGATTTCGCAGATGTGTCTACCGTCATGAAGGACAAGGGTATGGCTCACATCGGTATCGGTAATGCCAAGGGAGACGATAAGGCGATCGAGGCAGTCAAGCTTGCAGTTGCCAGCCCGCTGCTTGAGACAACCATCAACGGTGCTACCCACGTCATCATCAATATTTCCGGTGATATTTCTCTTATGGATGCGAATGATGCGGCAAGCTATGTACAGGATCTCGCAGGCGACAATGCCAACATCATCTTCGGTGCGAAGTACGATGAGTCCATGACCGATGAGGCTACGATCACCGTCATTGCGACAGGACTTGAGAATCCGGGCGCAACGAGCAAGATCATGCCGAAGTTGAATTATGCAACGCAGACACCGACCAGACCGGTATCCGGTTCTACACTCGGAAGAACCACAGGAACCGCTGCTCCGACCTATCAGCCGCAGGGAGGACATGGTACAGTAACACCGCCTCTGCCGGGTATCCAGAGACCGCGTCAGCCGGAGAGCACGGTGCAGCAGATGGACATCAAGATTCCGGATTTCCTGAAGAATTCACGCAAATAG
- the rsmH gene encoding 16S rRNA (cytosine(1402)-N(4))-methyltransferase RsmH — translation MEFKHYSVLLEETIEHLNIRPDGIYVDGTLGGAGHASEVAKRLSEKGRLIGIDQDADAIRAAGERLKPFGDKVTIIRSNYANMKEELHAIGIEHVDGIVLDLGVSSFQLDTPERGFTYRDADAPLDMRMDDRQSLTARDIVNDYSEMDLYRIIRDYGEDKFAKNIAKHIVNERQKKPITTAGELSEIIRESIPMKVQKTGGNPAKRTFQAIRIELNHELEVLQDNLDTMIDLLNPGGRICIITFHSLEDRIVKTNFKRNENPCTCPSDFPVCVCGKKSKGRVITRKPVLPGERELAENSRSKSAKLRVFERA, via the coding sequence TTGGAGTTTAAACATTATTCCGTTCTACTGGAAGAGACAATTGAACATCTGAACATCAGACCGGACGGAATCTATGTGGACGGAACGCTTGGCGGTGCCGGACATGCCAGTGAAGTGGCAAAACGGTTATCGGAAAAGGGACGTCTCATCGGCATCGATCAGGATGCGGATGCAATCCGGGCTGCGGGAGAGCGTTTGAAGCCGTTCGGCGATAAGGTTACGATCATCCGGAGCAATTACGCCAACATGAAAGAGGAACTTCATGCGATCGGTATAGAGCATGTGGACGGCATCGTGCTGGATCTGGGCGTGTCATCGTTCCAGCTTGACACACCGGAGCGGGGATTTACCTACCGGGACGCCGATGCGCCGCTTGATATGCGCATGGATGACAGACAGAGTCTTACGGCAAGGGATATTGTCAATGACTACAGCGAGATGGATCTCTATAGGATCATCCGCGATTACGGTGAAGATAAATTTGCAAAAAATATTGCAAAACATATAGTGAACGAGAGACAGAAGAAGCCGATTACAACGGCGGGGGAACTGTCGGAAATTATTCGGGAGTCCATCCCGATGAAAGTGCAGAAGACCGGAGGAAATCCGGCAAAGCGTACGTTTCAGGCAATCAGAATTGAATTGAATCACGAACTGGAAGTGTTGCAGGACAATCTGGATACGATGATCGATCTGCTTAATCCGGGAGGAAGGATCTGTATTATTACCTTTCACTCATTAGAGGACCGGATCGTCAAGACGAATTTTAAGCGCAACGAGAATCCATGTACCTGCCCGAGTGATTTCCCGGTATGTGTATGTGGGAAAAAGTCCAAGGGAAGAGTGATTACAAGGAAGCCAGTATTGCCGGGGGAGAGAGAGCTTGCAGAGAACTCGAGATCGAAGAGTGCAAAGCTCCGCGTATTTGAAAGAGCTTAG
- a CDS encoding cell division protein FtsQ/DivIB, whose protein sequence is MIREQRKKKRRRKIGLTAALILLMLLAIAFLIVWKVFTVENVVVEGNELYSSEQIEQLVLNDEYSWNSLYVLLKYRIRDTGKVPFVDTMEVTLDDPHTVHVLVYEKGILGCFYIDAIGQYAYFDKDGFVVETSSDEIEDVPKITGVTCDEVVLYEKLPLDQPDVLNNLLSLTQILKKYDLLPQEIHYDSSLKPTLTYYGIQVSIGSDDYLSQKIVRLSAILPQLAGMYGTLHLDTWTPDTTDIVFDRD, encoded by the coding sequence ATGATTAGAGAACAGAGAAAAAAGAAAAGAAGACGGAAAATCGGACTGACGGCTGCACTGATCCTTCTGATGCTTCTAGCGATTGCATTTCTGATTGTCTGGAAAGTATTTACGGTGGAGAATGTCGTGGTGGAGGGAAATGAACTCTATTCTTCCGAACAGATCGAGCAGCTGGTGTTAAATGATGAGTATTCGTGGAATTCTCTGTATGTTCTTCTGAAATACCGCATCAGGGATACCGGCAAGGTGCCTTTTGTCGACACGATGGAAGTGACGCTGGATGATCCGCACACGGTGCATGTCCTGGTATACGAAAAAGGAATTCTGGGCTGCTTTTACATTGACGCCATCGGGCAGTACGCCTATTTTGACAAGGATGGATTCGTCGTGGAGACTTCTTCGGACGAGATTGAGGATGTGCCAAAGATCACCGGAGTGACATGCGATGAGGTCGTGCTCTACGAGAAACTGCCGCTGGATCAGCCGGATGTGCTAAACAACCTTCTGAGCCTGACGCAGATTTTGAAAAAATACGACCTTCTGCCGCAGGAGATTCACTACGACAGCAGCTTAAAACCGACGCTGACCTACTATGGCATACAGGTTTCGATCGGTTCGGACGACTATCTGTCGCAGAAGATTGTGCGTCTGTCGGCGATCCTTCCGCAGCTTGCGGGAATGTACGGAACACTTCATCTGGACACATGGACACCGGACACCACAGATATTGTGTTTGACAGAGATTAG
- a CDS encoding peptidoglycan D,D-transpeptidase FtsI family protein encodes MSQEHAFYRSKTFNRRKIWLMFLAVFFVLMFLGGRLVYLMVFCSEYYGQKAEDLHERERDIKAARGRIIDATGKILATNKSVCTISVIHSQIDEPEKVIAALQKELGLTEEEVRKRVEKVSSIERVKTNVDKETGDRIRAYGLSGIKVDEDYKRYYPLDTMASTVLGFTGADNQGILGLEVKYDSYLQGTSGKILTLTDARGIEIENAGETRLEPVNGYDLYISMDSNIQQYCEQAAEKAYIKKQADEVSVIVMNPQNGEIMAMVNYPEFNLNEPFTLIEEMGADGTESADKKQELLNRMWRNPCISDTYEPGSTFKIITAAAALEEGVVSLTDQFYCPGYKLVEDRRIRCAKTSGHGAETFETGIMNSCNPVFIELGERLGVENYYKYFKQFGLTQKTGIDLPGEAATIMHKQENVGPVELATISFGQSFQITPIQLVTTVSSIINGGTRITPHFGVEVRETDGTLVETFSYDKREEICSGETSETMQYLLEKVVSEGGGKNAKIEGYAIGGKTATSQTLPRSEHRYISSFLGFAPADDPKVLVIAIINNPKGTYYGGLIAAPVVKEIMENILPYLDKS; translated from the coding sequence ATGTCACAGGAACATGCATTTTACCGGAGCAAGACATTCAACCGCAGAAAAATATGGCTGATGTTCCTCGCCGTGTTTTTCGTGCTGATGTTTCTGGGCGGACGGCTCGTCTATCTGATGGTCTTCTGCTCGGAATACTACGGGCAGAAGGCGGAGGATCTTCATGAGAGAGAGCGTGATATCAAGGCAGCGCGGGGAAGAATCATCGATGCCACGGGAAAAATCCTTGCGACGAACAAATCGGTCTGTACCATTTCCGTGATTCACAGTCAGATCGATGAGCCGGAGAAGGTGATTGCGGCACTGCAAAAAGAACTGGGGCTCACGGAGGAGGAAGTGAGAAAGCGGGTGGAGAAGGTCAGCTCCATTGAGCGGGTCAAGACGAATGTTGACAAGGAGACCGGAGACCGCATCCGTGCCTACGGCCTTTCCGGAATCAAGGTCGACGAGGATTACAAGCGGTATTACCCTTTGGATACCATGGCGTCCACGGTGCTCGGCTTTACGGGTGCGGATAACCAGGGAATTCTGGGGCTTGAAGTCAAATACGATTCCTATTTGCAGGGAACGAGCGGCAAGATCCTCACCCTCACGGATGCGCGCGGGATTGAGATTGAAAATGCGGGAGAGACGCGGCTTGAGCCGGTGAACGGCTATGATTTATATATTTCCATGGACAGCAATATCCAGCAATACTGTGAGCAGGCGGCGGAAAAGGCATACATAAAAAAGCAGGCGGATGAGGTGTCCGTGATTGTCATGAACCCGCAGAACGGGGAGATCATGGCGATGGTAAATTATCCGGAATTCAATCTGAACGAACCGTTTACCTTAATTGAGGAGATGGGAGCGGATGGGACGGAGTCTGCGGACAAAAAGCAGGAACTGCTGAACCGCATGTGGAGAAACCCGTGTATCAGCGACACCTATGAGCCGGGTTCCACATTTAAGATTATCACGGCGGCGGCAGCGCTCGAGGAGGGCGTGGTGTCGCTGACAGATCAGTTCTACTGTCCCGGCTATAAGCTGGTGGAGGATCGCAGAATCCGGTGCGCGAAGACAAGCGGACACGGGGCAGAGACGTTCGAGACAGGCATTATGAACAGCTGCAATCCCGTCTTCATTGAACTGGGCGAGCGGCTGGGCGTGGAAAACTATTACAAATATTTCAAACAGTTCGGTCTGACACAGAAGACGGGAATCGATCTGCCGGGAGAGGCGGCGACGATCATGCATAAGCAGGAAAACGTCGGCCCGGTGGAACTTGCGACGATCTCGTTCGGACAGTCGTTCCAGATCACACCGATCCAGCTCGTGACGACCGTTTCTTCTATTATAAATGGGGGAACGCGCATCACACCGCACTTCGGAGTGGAGGTCCGTGAGACGGACGGAACGTTGGTCGAGACATTTTCTTATGATAAGAGAGAGGAGATCTGCAGCGGGGAGACCTCGGAGACCATGCAGTATCTGCTGGAAAAAGTGGTGTCGGAGGGAGGCGGAAAGAATGCGAAGATCGAGGGGTATGCGATCGGCGGCAAGACCGCGACTTCCCAGACGCTGCCGAGAAGCGAGCACCGCTATATTTCCTCGTTCCTCGGATTTGCTCCTGCGGACGATCCCAAAGTGCTTGTGATTGCGATTATCAATAACCCGAAGGGCACGTATTACGGAGGTCTGATTGCGGCGCCGGTCGTAAAAGAAATTATGGAAAACATATTGCCTTACCTTGATAAATCATGA